The stretch of DNA GGCTTGTGCTATTCAGTGTGGAAATGGAGAAAACTGGCTTGGTACGAAAGAACCTCTGTTGGAATTCAGACGTTAGCTTGCTTTTTTGTGTACTTCCAGTGTTTGAAGCATCTTCAACTGTTACTCTGAGGTTCCTACATGAGAGGCTTTGGTTTTCTGTAGGTCTAAAGAGGTTTTAACGGCAATCTTCtgtattgctttttttaaagaggttttCTAGTTCAGGTAAGGAGTGATCCTTGAATCATTTTGTTCCCTTTGTACAGGGAGTTAAAATACAATTTAGTAATTAAGATGTTCCCCTGTAACTTTGCAGCTTATATATATGTCAGATAATTGAATTGGATTATTCCAAGATCTAGGTTGGACATGATGTGCATAGTATCAATTCCTGCTGAATAAAGGCTGGTCTGATTTTTCTGAGCCTCATGTTATTCTTCGACAGTTTCAAAGTTCAGAAGTTTAAAACAGTAGGCTTAATTCTGCTGAAAATGGAGAAGCTGATCTTATGGTTTAAAGTGCAGAACTGGAGATGGAGAGGTTTAGTCCCCTTAAGAATTGCATGTGTGGGCTGTTATTTAATACTGCACTTTAGTTTGCTGATCTGTCAAAGGAAAGCAATGCTGATATCTCTTGTCAAGATATAAAAAAACACCTTGTGTATCTCAGGTAGAAGGCACTGTTTAcactgtttgtgtttgttctgaTTTCTTTTAGAACAAATGCACCACAAAAAGGTGTATAACTAACCTTGTGTGTTTCCGTGGTTTTCTTTGTGGGAGGCTCTGTCTTTTgtgctgcaggagaaaaaagaaagacttctCCCTATGAAAGTTGCTTTGCATCAGCTGGTCCTGTTAAGGGATATAGGTAGCTTaggagaaaagatgaaaagcaaGAGTATACCAGTAAGATTCTATTCAAAGTCTTTAGAAGTAAATGAAAAGGGTAATTTTGATGTCTTTGGAGAGTTTAAACTTTGTAGGAGGAGCAATGTGAGGAAAGAAGTTAAACCCTGTAACAAAATGAAACCACCAGCTctaatagagaaaataaagtaaaagaaGCTTTGTCTGGTAGCCAAACTTGCCTGTCTctccagaaattaattttgaaggtTTAAAAGCATTCAGACTTATGGGAAAATTCTCTATTCCAGAAGTGTTATAAACAGAGCTACAATCAGCAGTATAATTATTTACCAGAGTTATTGTGAAACCCTTTTTAGGGGTTCATCAATTACCAAGTCAAGCAACCTGATTATGGACAAATAGTTTTGTATTCCACAGGCTCTAggacttaaaaaataatgttattgaTTGACATTCTTCCTGGAAAATTAAGGCGTAAAttaatttaagttttttttttttttttttttaagtaactcACCCACCCTCTGACATCCACAATGCCCTAGgcaaaaagtaaattttttttaactaatatCAGTTATTTATTACTAGTATCAGTAGTTTGGTGTACCACCTCTGCCTTCTCTATTTATTCCTAACCATTCTGAAATTCTTAAACCACTGCTTATTTCTTATTATAagtagtttggggttttttccacatcAGCCTGTGGTTAGGTTTCTGAGAAACTTATCTTTTCAGAGTTTGAAAGAAgtattgatttcttttctgcaagGATGCAGAAGCATTGGTGGCAAGTTCCTTCTTTATGCTGGTTGTAAACGTCCCCGCTTTTTGTTTCAGGTTCTCCTTGATGAACTTTCATCCACTAAATATTGGGTATCCATGCATGTCTCGGACCATAGTGGATTTCATTATCGCCAGTTCTTACTCAATTCCTTGATAGGCAGAACTGTGACTGACAATAACATACTGGTAAATGAACAAAACCCTAACCttcagaaggaggaggagggtgcaGGGACAGAAGCTGCTTGTGCAGAGGAGCAAAGCGTGGATCTCCCCCGCCGTTTAGAGGAAGAGATGGAGCTCTGCACTGAACTGATTGATAATTACCCAGGGCATGAAACCTTGTGGTGTCATAGGTAAGAGGACTTGGTCGAAAGAGTTTCCTTCTGATTTGTGGATTGTTCTTTGCTTGATATTTCCAAACAAATTGTTGTTCTGATTTTTAAGAGTACCACTCAACAAAAATTTTTAAGCTACCATGTCTTAAGCCTTTGGAAAATATTCAAGAGCATAATCAGAACTATTGCATGGAAAAATTGATTAGGCTTAAGTATCTTGCTGATTTAAGTTCTGCTTGTCCCTGTATTTTGTGCAAGAGACACAAGATACTGTTAGGAGCATCCTCACACTTTAAATGTTTAAAGGACAAAAGATGAGCAAAAGGTAGACAAAAGATAGAGTAGCTGCAGAAAACCTGTGCTTTACTAGGTGGGTGCAGATTCCTGACTAGATAAGAGCAGATTTGCCTAAGTGACATTGAGCCCTTTTCGTGAGCAGTGTCAGCAGATTTTGTCTGTGAGGGAATCTGGTGGGATGGCAAATGAATTGAAGCGGTTTAGCAGCAACAGCAGGTTATTTTCAGTGcatgacttttttcttttcttctttcttctttctttttcctttgaagaaggTGTGTGTTCTACCTTCAACAGCACCTAAGCAACAAATTTCCTCTTCTGAGTGCAGTGGTATCATCTGTGGACAGCAGTGATGAGACTCTGAATAATTCCCACCACAGTCCTGCAACAAGTCACATGGCTCAAGCTATGGATGTTGATGGTTTGAATGAATCCAGCAGCAAACAAGGTTATACACAAGAAACAAAACGCCTGAAGCGCGCTCCTATGCAGGACTCTCCTGGTCCAGAAATGGAATACCAGTTCATTGATAAAGTATTATCAACTTGTAGGGATGTGGACCAAGCCAGGTTTGCTACTGCTTATAGGAAATGGTTAGTTAAATTTTTAAGTCAGTGAAGGAAGTGTTTAAAGCTTTCAGGGTTCTTTTCTTAGTGCAATATTCTCTTTTCAGACACAAATGCATGTCTTGGTTGCAAGTGTTAGCCAACcttgtgtttctctctcttttgatGGTCAGTCCTAAAGTTCAAATTCAGAGTAGAAGTCTGTCACTTTATTAAAAACTGGCATACCTTTTTATTTACCAAATGCAGTTTGTTCCTTAATCTTTTTAAGAAACCACTCTGTCAGCTTCGTACCATGACGTTTTCTTACTTTTTACTTCTGTGTTAAGTCTGAATCattacacttttttaaaaaacaaaagaggtaaaagaagaaaagtccGAAATGCTTGTGAAACAGTGTCTGAAAAAAGGATGGGAGAATCTGTCAGTAACAGCTAAACCTGTTTCCAGGGTGTTCCTCTTTACTGTGTGGTGTCATGCTAACACCTTATTGAATCCAAACTGTATTCGGTGAGTgctattatttttgtattagcAACCTTTGGTAGAACACCAGATTGAAGTGTTTCTTTCTCAAGGCTCCAGTAACAATATTGGAGCCATCATGCCTTTTACTGTTTTAactggggttttgtttgcttgttagTTGTCAGGTTAGCTTGATAGTTGAAATCCTGACACAAGAAAACGTGACAGAAAATAGTTCAAACACATCTTCACACACTTAGAGCTGTATTTGGAAgtacttttcttaaaatagactactttctttccttacttggtgtttatttattttatctcaaCAATCCAGAATTAATCACGCTCGATAACGTTTCTGAATGTATTATGTTCACTACAGAATCTCAGCCTCCTCAATCGCACTTTGCTGATTGTACTTAACCAAGACTGTACAAGGCCAATATTTGATGGAGTAAAAACTAAATCTTCTGACTGGTTGTTGACActatacagttaaaaaaaagaaagtgacagCAGGAGGGAGCTATCTCTTCCCTTTTGTTCTTTGAGCTTCagtctttggggttttttttatcttctttactCTTCCTTAAGAGCTCTTCTCCAACCATACATCTCTGTTAACGTAACTGTAAATTTGAAGggaatttgaaattaaatatagttGTGTATTCTGTCATTTCCTTAGAACTTGTCTGCATAAGGGATTTTTTACACTAGTAGAATTGTACTGATCTAGAGACCTGGGGGAAACATTCTACAGGTGTAGAAGTCTCTACGATGACAACATGGCctcttttaaaatcagtctgTTCACTGAGGGGATTCAGTTTTCAAGTTAGTGTCCTCATCAGAATTGTTGTATGTATCTCCTGGCCAAAATGCCTCTTGACCATGATGAAGTTTCAAGGTACTGTTTCTGttgcacagagagagaaacaatgagggaggaaaaacacaGGTAGCCTGCTCAAAAGGTatcatttcaaatgaaaaaaaaggcacttgaAATATGgaatttcagcatttctaaatAGTTTGATTAATGGGGTTTACTCTTGcatttcagaatgaaaacagaCCATCTGTAGTCTTTGAGAGTATGTTTGTGACACATTTCAGGCACAGAATAGCTAACAAAGACATTTCTATATGTATACACTGTTCCTGTTCTGTTTACAGTACCTAGATAAGATGGATCTAGGCTTGAGCATCTCCATGTCGAAGTTTTGTCTCAGAGGGCATCCACACCTGCCTCTCTGTAGCTAGGGATGTTTGGTCATTTGTTTTGAAGTGCTCTGGGATGCTGTCTTGGTTGATGGCTGTAGTTGCAGAAGAACATAGTTGTTGTCTGAAGGAGGTGTGGGAATGGCTTGAGAGGATAATTTTATCATAAGATGTTGCCTCTGTGATAACTAATAAATGGGTAGGTTCAGGTACAAATGCAGTCTGAACTTAAAGAACTTAACTTGTGCAAGAACTTTTACCTGTCTCAGAGGACCTGATATTCCTTGAGTATGGATGATATATTATGTATGGTAGCATGTGTCAGCTTGATTAACAATATCCCATTAATTAACAGTATCCCATTAATGACTAGTGCAAACCCGGAAAGTGTGAAATCAAGTATTAATGATCACATTCTCGATCCTGGGCTACTTAGTAATGTAGTTGTGTGTTGTTTGCCTTGGcaaaaattacttatttgtgAGAAAAATATTAGTGGTAGGAGCAGCCTCAGAAGTGGGAACAtgataagaaatatttcttgaactatggaaagaagaaatgctCTCTTCTTGGACTGGAGTGATTGAGGCTTTTAGAGGAAAATAATAACATTAGAATCTGACTTGAAACCTATTACATACTTCTTCCATACTATAATCTGGAGTCTTAGTTAGCTTTATTAGAGCTGTACTGTGAAAATTCTATGCTACTGAATTTGACAATCTTTCCACCATAAACATTTAAACAGATGCTCTCATAATACACGTGTAAGTGATGCATACTCAGAGGAAGACAAGACTTGGTCCTATGTAACTGAAAAGAGTTGCATTGAATTTTAATACTTGGAAAATGTTCTGAATACTCTGATTAGAGATGgtgctgatatttttattacttttgcAAAACACTGATGGCTGTAGTATAGCTCTTAAGAGTGGATTTTCAAAGTCTGCACCTGATGGAAATACTCccccacacttttttttttttaaatccagtaAGAATAGTTACATTTAGAAATGTTTGCAGACCAGGCTCTGCCACACAGAAAACTGAACAGTAACAGTGAAATTGAAACAAATcatgtttttttgctttgaaagaaatgcCAACAATAAGCTGTTAAATTCAAGCTTTATGGTAGCAATGTAAATtatatgaaagaagaaaataatatctaAATTCTTCAAGCTGTCAATGTCCTGAAGCCTCATACATTAAATGATTGGAGAGATACTTGTAACAAGTTGCATTAAGCTCAGAACTGATCTTTGCCACATACCCATCTGGCCATTGGGCAGTATTGCAGAGTCCCATTTGGGCGCTgcttgaaaaaaagagaagtagcTTCGGTCCATTGGTAGTTAACACATATAAAGGTTACTGAATACGCTTTCTTTAAGTAAAGTGTATCcgctgttttgtgttttggagaTCAGAAACTAAAAATGTAGTCAGTGAACATTCTTGGGGAGAAAATGTCCAACAGAAGCTGCAGAATACAAGGCTCTTACTCTCTGAAGTTCCctcaaatataaaaacaaacttTGCACATCTGTAAACATCTTCATGTAATGTTCAGCATCTTTCCTGATTTTGTCATATGCTGTAGTATGTGTCATTTGAATTGATGCAGGCTGGTTTTGCTCACTGGCTTAGTCTTTGTAGAAATTTGTGCTAGAAACAAAGGGGTTTGAGgaacaaatgtaatttaaaactaCAGAGATTGGAATAGAAGGAATTGCGTTTTTAAGGGATCGAATTCTGAGCTGCTAAATACATTGACTGTTATTTCAATGACATCTGGTTTGTCTTTTGTGTTACAGTCACTGGAGAAACATGTGCAGCATTAAAGATAGCTACAATAACAAACCTGTATGACCTTATTGGAACGCATTGCTATAGCTGCACTGATTAATATTTGTTAATCTACTCATGTCTgcatatttgtgttttattgacttcttatatatttatacaacaAAGTTCATGTGTCATTTAAATAGGGGATAAGCTAAATTGTCGGTTTATGCTATTTGATTAATTACCTTATATGTACTTTGCTTTAGGACAAATTAGCGAAGTGTAATATAGATAGAAAGCTTAGATTTTTGTCTTACAATCAAAATTTCAGGCATTTCCAATTTTGTGTTAGTGCTGCTTAATTAGAATGTATAGCTAGACTTTATGGATGggggtgaggttttttttcctaaatagataattaatgaatttttaaaacagtactGTATAATATTGTTGGATAGAAACAAAGAATTTTGGAAGGGTTTGTCTGCATAGCCAGACTCAACAAGCATACTCTTTCAGAATAACATATAATACAATGAACAAAATGTGACTACCAGAGAAAAATTTAAGTTGTGAGTCTTCAGAGatttaatgatttaatttttggACAAGGTTTTTTGCTTAGTTGTATTTTACCTTCTGTGAGGAAAGAatgctgtttgggttttttttttttttttcaatctagTAGGACATGAACCATTGCACTTACAGTGTGGGGGAAAACGCCTACAACTGCTGAATTGTATCTTGTAGGGCAATTTTGGAAAAAGCAGTGAAGTGAAGCATAGATGTGACTTCTAAATGCATCTTTCTCTTATACTCATTTGGTGGCGTATTTACGATTAGATCTTACTGTTTTATCAGTGTCAGATACAGAGGAAAGGGTATAGCTCACCTATTCTCAAATGCACTTAGCATTCAAAGTAGTTTCAAAGGAAGTTCAGTGTCCCTGTTTAAgataattttccttctgtttttccccaTATGCTCAGAGATATGTTTTCTTCTCAActtcttctctgttcttccaAGCAGCAAAGAAGAATGTAGCAAAGCATTGGTGAGGTGGCctaattttgtgtttatataACTCTGACTACCTCCCAAAAAGTACTTTGACTGATGTCCTTAAGTGGAGTTCATCAGGCTCAGTTTTTTCAGAACCTCATGCTAGGCCTATATTCTCTTTCAGATGTGAAAAGCAAGAGCTTTTTGAAGCCATCTGGTTTCCCAGGGAGAgtttgaaggagaaaagataaaaagatcATGTACTTAAAGTCTGAAAACCTAGAATTAGCATAAC from Chiroxiphia lanceolata isolate bChiLan1 chromosome Z, bChiLan1.pri, whole genome shotgun sequence encodes:
- the PTAR1 gene encoding protein prenyltransferase alpha subunit repeat-containing protein 1 → MAESPEEVAVLVQRVVKDIRNAFQRNPHIDEIGLIPCPEARYNRSPIVLVENKLGVESWCVKFLLPYVHNKLLLYKQRKQWLNKDELIDITCTLLLLNPDFTTAWNVRKELILSGTLNPLKDLHLGKLALTKFPKSPETWIHRRWVLQQLIQENSLPSLATKGNLGAAPVERIHRLVQEEMNVCSEAAGRYPSNYNAWSHRIWVLQHLAKLTVKVLLDELSSTKYWVSMHVSDHSGFHYRQFLLNSLIGRTVTDNNILVNEQNPNLQKEEEGAGTEAACAEEQSVDLPRRLEEEMELCTELIDNYPGHETLWCHRRCVFYLQQHLSNKFPLLSAVVSSVDSSDETLNNSHHSPATSHMAQAMDVDGLNESSSKQGYTQETKRLKRAPMQDSPGPEMEYQFIDKVLSTCRDVDQARFATAYRKWLVKFLSQ